In Turicibacter sanguinis, a genomic segment contains:
- the atpB gene encoding F0F1 ATP synthase subunit A, which produces MSPLLMKIVVENSNGETLVNPTVANSVLLVVVLCVLFIWFGSKVKKADPSKPSKGVVLFLEILITGIEGLVDQTMGTKHMKFAPYIGTLAVYLVCANLLGLIGLTAPTSDYNVTLALAVMTIVLMVGSGIKTKGIGGYLYDTYLGDFPFLLPLNITGELAKPISLSFRLFGNILSGGIIMSLVYQALGWFSPLIAPFAHGYFDIFAGVIQTLIFIMLTMIWTQGAME; this is translated from the coding sequence ATGAGTCCATTACTAATGAAAATCGTTGTTGAAAATTCTAATGGAGAAACATTAGTTAATCCAACGGTTGCCAATTCAGTTTTATTGGTCGTTGTGTTATGTGTACTATTTATCTGGTTTGGTAGCAAAGTTAAAAAGGCAGATCCATCGAAACCATCGAAGGGTGTTGTCCTATTCTTAGAGATACTGATTACAGGTATTGAAGGATTAGTAGATCAAACAATGGGGACTAAGCATATGAAATTTGCCCCATATATTGGAACTTTAGCTGTGTATTTAGTCTGTGCCAATTTATTGGGGCTTATTGGATTAACAGCACCAACATCAGATTACAACGTCACATTAGCCTTGGCTGTTATGACTATTGTCTTAATGGTTGGATCAGGGATCAAAACTAAAGGTATTGGTGGTTACTTATACGACACATATCTTGGGGACTTCCCATTCTTATTACCTTTAAATATTACTGGAGAGCTTGCGAAACCAATCTCGTTATCTTTCCGTTTGTTTGGTAATATTTTAAGTGGTGGTATTATTATGTCACTTGTATATCAAGCACTTGGATGGTTCTCACCATTAATCGCTCCATTTGCGCATGGATATTTTGATATCTTTGCGGGAGTTATTCAAACGCTCATCTTTATCATGTTAACCATGATTTGGACACAAGGGGCAATGGAGTAA
- the prfA gene encoding peptide chain release factor 1, translating into MFERLEAILERYEKINEMMADPAIVTDIKKLTELSKEQRGLEETVNVYNEYKNIASSIEDLKEMAKDSDPEISEMAEMELEELKPRLPELEQQLEILLIPKDPNDEKNVIVEIRGAAGGDEANIFASDLYRMYTKYAELKGWKIQVMNVDYSESGGMSQVEFMISGESVFSHMKYESGAHRVQRVPATESQGRIHTSTATVLVMPEAEDVDIEVSMNDIRVDTFCSSGPGGQSVNTTKSAVRLTHVPTGIVVSCQDGKSQHENKANALKVLKARIYDSILQERLEAEGEERRSKIGTGERSEKIRTYNYPQNRVTDHRIGFTIQQLDRVMEGKLEPVIEALITEEQKRKLAHQE; encoded by the coding sequence ATGTTTGAACGTTTAGAGGCAATCTTAGAGCGTTATGAAAAAATTAATGAGATGATGGCAGATCCTGCAATCGTTACTGATATTAAAAAATTAACTGAGTTATCAAAAGAACAACGTGGTCTTGAAGAGACAGTTAATGTGTATAATGAATATAAAAATATTGCAAGTTCTATTGAAGATTTAAAAGAAATGGCTAAAGATTCTGATCCAGAAATCAGTGAAATGGCTGAAATGGAATTAGAGGAATTAAAACCTCGTTTACCAGAGCTTGAGCAACAATTAGAAATTTTATTAATTCCTAAAGATCCAAATGATGAGAAAAACGTTATCGTTGAAATTCGTGGAGCAGCAGGTGGAGATGAAGCAAATATTTTCGCTTCAGACTTATACCGTATGTATACGAAGTATGCTGAGTTAAAAGGATGGAAAATTCAAGTTATGAACGTTGACTATTCTGAATCAGGAGGGATGTCACAAGTTGAGTTTATGATTTCAGGTGAAAGTGTGTTCTCTCACATGAAGTATGAATCAGGAGCTCATCGTGTACAACGTGTTCCTGCAACTGAATCTCAAGGACGTATCCACACATCTACAGCAACTGTATTAGTTATGCCAGAAGCAGAAGATGTAGATATTGAAGTAAGTATGAATGATATCCGTGTTGATACATTCTGTTCATCAGGGCCTGGTGGTCAGTCTGTAAATACAACGAAATCTGCAGTACGTTTAACTCACGTTCCAACTGGAATCGTTGTATCATGTCAGGATGGAAAATCTCAGCATGAAAATAAGGCGAATGCATTAAAAGTATTAAAAGCTCGTATTTATGATTCAATTTTACAAGAGCGTTTAGAAGCTGAAGGTGAAGAGCGTCGTTCAAAAATTGGTACTGGAGAGCGTTCAGAAAAAATCCGTACATATAACTATCCACAAAACCGTGTAACAGATCACCGTATTGGATTTACTATTCAACAGTTAGATCGCGTTATGGAAGGTAAATTAGAACCAGTTATTGAAGCGTTAATTACGGAAGAACAAAAACGTAAATTAGCTCATCAAGAATAG
- the upp gene encoding uracil phosphoribosyltransferase, translating to MKVNILDHPLIQHKLTQIRQKETSTTQFRQMINEIGGLMVYEITRDLPLEQIEIQTPVATTKANVIAGKKMVVVPILRAGLGMVDGILQMIPSARIGHIGIFRDEETLQPVEYFAKFPDGLDQRDIFIVDPMLATGGSAIAAINSIKKRGAKNIKLVCLVGAPEGVKAVNEAHPDVTIYLASLDEKLNEKGYIVPGLGDAGDRIFGTK from the coding sequence ATTAAAGTTAATATTTTAGATCATCCGTTAATTCAACATAAGCTAACACAAATCCGACAAAAGGAAACATCGACAACTCAATTTCGCCAAATGATTAATGAAATCGGTGGATTAATGGTTTATGAAATTACGCGTGATTTACCATTAGAACAAATCGAAATTCAAACACCAGTTGCAACAACTAAGGCTAATGTTATTGCAGGTAAAAAAATGGTTGTTGTACCAATTTTACGTGCTGGTCTTGGAATGGTTGACGGTATCTTACAAATGATTCCATCTGCTCGTATTGGACATATTGGAATTTTCCGTGATGAAGAGACATTACAACCAGTTGAGTATTTCGCAAAGTTCCCAGATGGACTTGATCAACGTGATATTTTCATTGTTGACCCGATGTTAGCAACAGGGGGATCTGCTATTGCAGCAATCAATTCAATTAAAAAACGCGGAGCTAAAAATATTAAACTTGTTTGTTTAGTTGGTGCACCTGAAGGAGTTAAAGCAGTTAATGAAGCTCACCCAGATGTAACAATTTACTTAGCATCTTTAGATGAGAAATTGAACGAAAAAGGTTACATTGTACCTGGTCTTGGAGATGCAGGAGACCGAATTTTCGGAACGAAATAA
- the atpE gene encoding ATP synthase F0 subunit C, with product MFLQTVASTISNEAFVLGMSAVGAGIAVCSGIGTGIGQGNAAGQAAAAVGRQPEAKGDVMQMMILGQAIAETSAIYGFVVAIILLFINPFIGQL from the coding sequence ATGTTTTTACAAACTGTTGCATCAACAATTTCAAATGAAGCATTCGTATTAGGTATGTCAGCTGTTGGAGCTGGAATCGCAGTATGTTCAGGTATCGGGACAGGGATCGGGCAAGGTAATGCCGCAGGTCAAGCTGCTGCAGCTGTTGGACGTCAACCAGAAGCAAAAGGTGATGTAATGCAAATGATGATCTTAGGTCAAGCGATCGCGGAAACATCAGCAATCTACGGATTCGTAGTAGCAATCATCTTATTATTCATCAACCCATTCATCGGTCAATTATAA
- a CDS encoding L-threonylcarbamoyladenylate synthase, producing MIFKKEQLSEIIGQLHEDDVIVFPTDTVYGIGANIHSPIALNKIFEVKNRPTDKSLIILCANVMQMEEIVGPLDQQVKVLVDNFLPGGLTLILNTKLELADEITRGKSTIGLRIPNHPVALELLEKVGPLATTSANISGEPSPTMIETSNPVISRVKFVIDDGETMEKVPSTILDCTQSEIVILRQGAISEEEIKKVLKK from the coding sequence ATGATTTTTAAAAAGGAACAGCTATCTGAAATAATAGGACAACTTCATGAAGATGATGTCATTGTTTTTCCAACTGATACGGTGTATGGAATTGGGGCTAATATTCATTCTCCCATTGCTTTGAATAAGATTTTTGAGGTGAAGAATCGTCCGACAGATAAGTCACTGATTATTTTATGTGCGAATGTTATGCAGATGGAGGAGATTGTTGGACCACTAGATCAACAGGTTAAGGTGCTTGTGGATAATTTTTTACCTGGAGGATTGACGCTAATATTGAATACAAAGTTGGAGTTAGCAGATGAGATTACACGTGGAAAATCGACAATTGGATTACGTATTCCAAATCATCCAGTGGCTCTTGAATTGCTAGAGAAGGTCGGGCCCTTAGCTACAACGAGTGCTAATATTTCTGGAGAACCTAGTCCGACAATGATAGAAACTTCGAATCCAGTTATCTCTCGTGTGAAGTTTGTTATTGATGATGGAGAGACGATGGAGAAAGTACCATCTACTATTTTAGATTGCACGCAAAGTGAGATAGTTATTTTACGCCAAGGTGCTATTTCAGAAGAAGAAATAAAAAAAGTTTTAAAAAAATAA
- the dnaB gene encoding replicative DNA helicase: MLETQNRHMPHSTDAEQAILGAMLLDEKVCEDVKLKLQPDDFYHHRHRIIYEAMLTLLEQNKGVDVTTVTAFLQDHKRISEIGGVEYILTIYESVATTAHTDHYIDMVLEKSISRLIINRAQELIEQGYSPETSTQDLIDAAEQKFSGLSRLNQGSDFKEINNVLVDFIKNVEKLSQSTGEVTGLTTGYTALDDITSGLQNNDLIIVAARPAMGKTAFALNVAQNVAKLNNVNVAIFSLEMGADQLVSRLVSAEGRIEAHRLKTGNLEGADWRSLKIATDVLGGLGIYIDDTPGIRVGELRAKCRQLHQQKGLGLVLIDYLQLLSGSKSNGGNRQQEVSEISRMLKEMARELKIPVIALSQLSRQVESREDKRPMMSDLRESGSIEQDADIVTFLYREDYYKKDPETNDNIVEVIFAKHRNGAVGTIKLAFRKEISRFENLAFVPEGASVPDL; encoded by the coding sequence ATGCTAGAAACGCAAAACCGACACATGCCACATAGCACTGATGCTGAGCAAGCGATTCTTGGTGCGATGTTACTTGATGAAAAGGTATGTGAGGATGTAAAGTTAAAGTTACAGCCCGATGATTTTTATCATCATCGTCATCGCATTATTTATGAAGCGATGTTAACGTTGCTTGAGCAAAATAAAGGGGTCGATGTAACAACTGTTACGGCTTTTTTACAGGATCATAAGCGTATTTCAGAAATTGGTGGCGTTGAGTATATCTTAACCATTTATGAGAGTGTTGCAACGACTGCTCATACCGATCATTATATCGATATGGTTCTTGAAAAGTCGATTTCACGTTTAATTATTAATCGAGCCCAAGAATTAATTGAACAAGGTTATAGTCCTGAGACATCGACTCAGGATTTAATCGATGCAGCAGAACAAAAGTTTTCAGGCCTTTCTCGTTTGAATCAAGGGTCTGATTTTAAAGAGATTAATAATGTCTTAGTCGATTTTATTAAAAATGTTGAAAAGTTATCACAATCAACTGGAGAGGTAACGGGGTTAACAACCGGCTATACGGCCTTAGATGATATTACATCAGGATTACAAAATAATGACTTAATTATTGTAGCAGCACGTCCGGCGATGGGGAAAACAGCCTTCGCCTTAAATGTTGCACAAAATGTGGCAAAATTAAATAATGTAAATGTCGCTATCTTCAGTTTGGAGATGGGGGCCGACCAGTTAGTTTCTCGTCTTGTCAGTGCTGAGGGACGAATTGAGGCACACCGTTTGAAAACGGGGAACTTAGAAGGTGCTGACTGGCGCTCATTAAAAATCGCCACTGATGTATTAGGTGGTCTTGGAATTTATATTGATGATACACCTGGTATCAGAGTTGGGGAGTTACGCGCTAAATGTCGTCAACTACATCAACAAAAAGGTCTTGGATTAGTCCTTATTGACTACTTACAGTTATTATCGGGAAGTAAATCTAATGGTGGGAACCGCCAACAAGAGGTATCGGAAATCTCGCGTATGTTAAAAGAGATGGCCCGTGAATTGAAAATTCCGGTTATCGCTTTATCACAGTTATCACGTCAGGTTGAAAGTCGTGAAGATAAACGACCAATGATGTCTGACTTACGTGAATCGGGAAGTATCGAGCAGGATGCCGATATCGTAACCTTCTTATACCGTGAAGATTATTATAAAAAGGATCCTGAAACGAATGATAATATCGTCGAAGTCATTTTCGCTAAACACCGTAACGGTGCTGTCGGAACAATTAAATTAGCATTCCGAAAAGAAATCAGCCGCTTCGAAAATCTAGCCTTTGTACCAGAAGGAGCAAGTGTCCCAGACTTGTAA
- the rpiB gene encoding ribose 5-phosphate isomerase B, protein MKVAIACDHGGFALKQEILALLNDMNVQYEDFGSYNDCAVDYPDYAFKVSEAVAAKEFDRGILICGTGIGISIAANKVKGIRCALVHDLFSAKATREHNDSNVLAMGGRVIGPGLAREIVSVWLTTEFMGAHHTARVEKISKYENAYEILK, encoded by the coding sequence ATGAAAGTAGCTATTGCATGTGATCATGGTGGATTTGCGTTAAAACAAGAAATTTTAGCTTTATTAAACGATATGAATGTACAATATGAGGACTTTGGAAGTTATAATGATTGTGCGGTAGATTATCCAGATTACGCGTTTAAAGTATCAGAAGCTGTTGCAGCTAAAGAATTTGATCGTGGAATCTTAATTTGTGGTACTGGAATCGGAATTAGTATTGCAGCGAATAAAGTTAAGGGAATTCGTTGTGCATTAGTTCATGATTTATTTTCTGCAAAAGCAACTCGCGAACATAACGATTCAAATGTTTTAGCAATGGGAGGACGTGTCATTGGTCCGGGTCTTGCTCGTGAAATCGTTTCTGTATGGTTAACAACGGAATTTATGGGTGCACACCATACTGCACGTGTTGAGAAAATATCAAAATATGAAAACGCTTATGAAATCCTGAAATAG
- a CDS encoding stage II sporulation protein R — translation MTNKTKIIVAITLIMMVVVYQIGKTETKTTYAEETVTVNDTAIRIRIIPNSNKYEDQQAKKMVRFAIDEYLANNKTYFETIDSTRQFIVENIGEIEKTVAYVLDTINYDEEFEVSYGAHLFPEKQYNGATYDAGYYESLVITIGDGLGNNWWCFMNPDLCLGPSATKAEESDDHWNAQYTAMETTQEAFQTKQFKSYFGEVFETLFGGRDTKVNENTYAKVDQSAKANWYLYEDEY, via the coding sequence ATGACAAACAAAACAAAAATTATCGTAGCAATAACTTTAATTATGATGGTAGTAGTATACCAAATAGGAAAAACTGAAACAAAAACAACATATGCAGAGGAAACTGTGACAGTGAATGATACAGCAATTAGAATTCGTATTATTCCTAATTCAAATAAATATGAAGATCAACAAGCTAAGAAAATGGTTCGATTTGCTATTGATGAATATTTAGCAAACAATAAAACATATTTTGAAACGATTGATTCAACTCGACAATTTATTGTTGAAAATATTGGTGAGATTGAAAAAACAGTAGCTTATGTTTTAGATACTATCAATTATGATGAAGAGTTCGAGGTTTCATATGGTGCACATTTATTTCCGGAAAAACAATACAACGGAGCAACTTATGATGCAGGTTACTATGAAAGTTTAGTTATTACAATCGGTGATGGTCTTGGTAACAATTGGTGGTGTTTTATGAACCCTGATCTTTGTTTAGGTCCAAGTGCAACTAAAGCTGAGGAATCAGACGATCATTGGAATGCTCAATATACAGCAATGGAGACAACACAAGAGGCATTTCAAACTAAACAATTTAAATCATATTTTGGTGAAGTGTTTGAAACTCTTTTTGGTGGGCGTGACACTAAAGTAAATGAGAATACTTATGCAAAGGTAGATCAATCAGCAAAAGCAAATTGGTATTTATATGAGGATGAATATTAA
- a CDS encoding F0F1 ATP synthase subunit delta, with protein MSKIASTYAKALYDIALEENVLEEVKNDFNVIVSSIKEQPQFLNVLTLPKLDKEEKKQLIKSIFSSNTPQISVNFLMVLIDKDRIDLLNEIVVAFNQMVNEHFGIVEGTVYSAVPLSDAQLNQLTYVFTKKLNQKVKLNVVIDPSLLGGYKVNLGDVVYDNTIKLQLKNLKQNLMNVELK; from the coding sequence ATGAGTAAAATTGCTTCTACTTATGCTAAAGCTTTATATGATATTGCTTTAGAAGAAAATGTTTTAGAAGAAGTTAAAAATGATTTTAATGTGATTGTTTCATCTATAAAAGAACAACCACAATTCTTAAATGTTTTAACACTTCCAAAACTAGATAAAGAAGAGAAAAAACAATTAATTAAATCTATTTTCTCATCAAATACTCCACAAATTTCAGTTAATTTTTTAATGGTATTAATTGATAAAGACCGTATCGATTTATTAAATGAAATTGTGGTTGCCTTTAACCAAATGGTTAATGAGCATTTCGGCATTGTTGAAGGAACTGTTTATTCAGCTGTTCCATTGAGTGATGCTCAGTTAAATCAGTTAACATATGTTTTTACAAAAAAATTAAACCAAAAAGTTAAGCTTAACGTAGTTATTGATCCATCATTACTTGGTGGTTATAAAGTAAACTTAGGAGATGTTGTTTATGACAACACAATTAAGTTACAATTAAAAAACTTAAAACAAAATCTAATGAACGTTGAGTTAAAATAG
- the atpF gene encoding F0F1 ATP synthase subunit B, protein MQIYIMPDWINFTLQILSTLVLFFVIKHFAWAPMKEFLRKRQELVSEEINHAEMLKADAIALKQSAEAQVQVARDEAREIVENSKKQAQNIHDEIVTSARMEAQQKLAKASADIEQERKAVYASIREDIVELAVSSAEKMIEKEIDAKAHDELFNQFVSKVGGSHE, encoded by the coding sequence TTGCAAATCTATATCATGCCAGACTGGATCAACTTCACGTTACAAATCTTGTCGACTCTAGTCTTATTCTTTGTCATTAAGCATTTTGCATGGGCTCCTATGAAAGAATTCTTACGTAAGCGTCAAGAGTTAGTTTCTGAAGAGATTAATCATGCAGAAATGTTAAAAGCAGATGCAATTGCTTTAAAACAATCTGCAGAAGCGCAAGTGCAAGTTGCACGCGATGAAGCACGTGAAATCGTTGAAAATTCTAAGAAACAAGCACAAAATATTCATGATGAAATCGTGACAAGTGCTCGCATGGAAGCTCAACAAAAATTAGCGAAAGCATCAGCCGATATCGAACAAGAACGTAAGGCTGTTTATGCGAGTATTCGTGAGGATATCGTTGAGTTAGCAGTAAGTTCTGCAGAAAAAATGATTGAAAAAGAAATCGATGCAAAAGCACACGATGAATTATTTAATCAATTCGTATCTAAAGTAGGTGGAAGCCATGAGTAA
- the rplI gene encoding 50S ribosomal protein L9, translating to MKVIMLVDVKGKGKRGEVKDFPNGFANFLIKNKQAVDATPANMNKLKQQQAEEEKQAELRLEEAKALKADLEQKTVIVKVKAGDNGRVFGSVSTKAIAEEFEKQFKIKLDKRKMDLEEPIRGLGMARVPIHLHPEVTATINVQIKEK from the coding sequence ATGAAAGTAATTATGTTAGTTGATGTTAAAGGTAAAGGTAAACGTGGAGAAGTTAAAGATTTCCCTAATGGGTTTGCAAACTTTTTAATTAAAAATAAACAAGCTGTTGATGCTACACCAGCAAATATGAATAAATTAAAGCAACAACAAGCTGAAGAAGAAAAACAGGCTGAATTAAGATTAGAAGAAGCGAAAGCTTTAAAAGCGGATCTTGAACAAAAAACAGTTATTGTTAAAGTAAAAGCTGGAGATAACGGACGTGTATTTGGATCTGTTAGTACTAAAGCAATTGCAGAAGAATTTGAAAAACAATTTAAAATTAAATTAGATAAACGTAAAATGGATTTAGAGGAACCAATTCGTGGTTTAGGAATGGCACGAGTTCCAATTCACTTACACCCAGAAGTAACAGCAACAATTAATGTTCAAATCAAAGAAAAATAA
- a CDS encoding AtpZ/AtpI family protein, translated as MSESPKVVKAMKWMTLMSQVGITMVANIMVGLFIGKYLDQWLHTSPLFLLLFIFIGFFSGIKSVYLLIIKIDKRDKS; from the coding sequence ATGAGTGAATCACCTAAAGTTGTAAAAGCCATGAAGTGGATGACGCTTATGTCACAGGTTGGAATTACGATGGTAGCTAATATTATGGTTGGTTTATTTATCGGTAAATATCTTGACCAGTGGTTGCATACATCTCCGTTATTTTTATTATTATTTATCTTTATCGGGTTCTTCAGCGGCATTAAAAGTGTTTATCTGTTAATAATTAAAATAGATAAGAGGGATAAGTCTTGA
- a CDS encoding ATP synthase subunit I encodes MSQLQNDPIRVVPKRVIQLALVFTFLIAIVAMVFKWPMVNMIIGYWLGVIVNLINFRLIVIGAKNALDRQEKGARSSMMSNLVIRLVIYAATLVLAVQFGTHAFIAAIIGISMVRFAIQTDGFFTFGYGKNKK; translated from the coding sequence TTGAGTCAATTACAGAATGATCCAATTAGAGTCGTACCTAAAAGAGTTATTCAATTGGCATTGGTTTTTACTTTTTTAATTGCAATTGTGGCAATGGTATTTAAGTGGCCAATGGTAAATATGATAATCGGGTACTGGCTAGGAGTTATTGTTAACCTTATTAATTTCCGATTAATTGTTATTGGTGCTAAAAATGCACTAGATCGTCAAGAAAAGGGTGCTAGGTCATCGATGATGTCGAATTTAGTTATTCGATTAGTCATTTATGCCGCAACACTTGTTCTAGCAGTTCAGTTTGGAACTCATGCATTTATTGCAGCAATTATTGGAATTTCAATGGTACGATTTGCGATTCAAACTGATGGTTTCTTTACGTTTGGCTATGGAAAAAACAAAAAGTAA
- the prmC gene encoding peptide chain release factor N(5)-glutamine methyltransferase, whose amino-acid sequence MKTMRELLKWAEDYALENGKEDSAVKLLLMHVTGKESYEILADMNMEVPQEQVEEFERSVKTYVEQNIPVQHIMGYETFFGHKFIVNDDVLIPRFETEELVANVLSTYDDVFDGAAVKLVDVGTGSGAIGVTLAVEEPNMEVTVTELSEAALEVAKKNAANLGANVTFYQGDMLQPLIERGLKFDILVSNPPYIPLTEDVDPLVKDNEPHLALFGGEDGLKFYRQILKDAHKVVNEKNIIAFEHAYNHKEAMAELVKQHFPNAEFETLKDLNGKDRMTIIINK is encoded by the coding sequence ATGAAAACAATGCGCGAATTGTTAAAGTGGGCTGAAGATTATGCCCTTGAAAATGGAAAAGAAGATTCAGCTGTTAAATTATTATTAATGCATGTAACTGGGAAAGAGAGTTACGAAATTTTAGCTGATATGAATATGGAAGTGCCACAAGAACAAGTTGAAGAATTTGAACGTAGTGTTAAAACGTATGTGGAGCAAAATATCCCTGTGCAACACATTATGGGCTATGAAACGTTCTTTGGTCATAAATTTATCGTAAATGATGACGTATTAATTCCTCGTTTTGAAACGGAAGAGTTAGTAGCTAATGTTTTATCAACATATGATGATGTGTTTGATGGGGCAGCAGTTAAACTCGTTGATGTTGGAACAGGTAGTGGTGCAATTGGTGTTACTTTAGCGGTTGAAGAGCCAAATATGGAAGTGACAGTAACTGAGCTTTCTGAGGCAGCTTTAGAAGTGGCAAAGAAAAATGCTGCTAATTTAGGAGCTAATGTGACGTTCTATCAAGGGGATATGTTACAACCTTTAATTGAACGTGGATTAAAGTTTGATATTTTAGTTTCAAATCCTCCATATATTCCATTAACTGAAGATGTGGATCCACTTGTGAAAGATAATGAACCACACTTAGCTTTATTTGGTGGAGAAGATGGATTAAAATTCTATCGTCAAATTTTAAAAGATGCTCATAAAGTGGTAAATGAGAAAAATATTATTGCATTTGAGCATGCTTATAATCACAAAGAAGCCATGGCTGAACTTGTGAAACAACACTTCCCAAATGCAGAATTTGAAACATTAAAAGACCTAAACGGAAAAGACCGTATGACAATTATTATAAATAAGTAG